Within Vicia villosa cultivar HV-30 ecotype Madison, WI linkage group LG1, Vvil1.0, whole genome shotgun sequence, the genomic segment CAATATCTAGTAGTTGCAACTTGgtttcttattttcataattttcttCAAGATCCAAGAACTACTATCTTTCACTTCCCACGGCATGATACCTTCACCTTTGAAGTAATAGGTGTCCATCCATCAGACCCATAACTTGTTTTCCTTGTCTTGGATATTCCACAACTGTTTCGCAATCGGGGCCTTGTTCCAAATTTGAAGTGCAACCATGTTCAAGCCACCAACATTCTTTGGTGCACACACATTTTCCCTATCAACATGTGCTTTTTTACTAACTATATCTGATATACTCCACAAGAAACTCCTACAAATTGATTCAATTTGTTTGATTACCTTCTGTGGCAGCGGAAAAACTTGAATCCAAAACCCCCTaaccacaaaaaacacacttCATATCAGTTGACAGTGCCATGCATAACTCAACAACTGCGTTGTCCAATGTTTAATCTTTACCACCACACGTTCCACGAGCGACCGACATTGTTGGACCATCAATTTTTGACTTGATAAAGGCACACCAAGGTACCTAAACGGTAATTCACCTTTCAAGAAACCAGTAGCAGCAAGAATCCTTTGTTTGACAGTAGGCTTGGTCCCTCCAAAATAGACCTTGCATTTAGTCGGGTGAGCATTAAGACCGGTTGCACTAGAGAACTTTCGTAACACCTGCATTAAGATTTTCACAGACAATTCATCACCACGAGAAAATAATATGAGGTCATATGCAAAGCTTATATTAACAATTTGTTTCTTTTCACAATGGGGATGGAAGTTGAAGTTTACAATGTTGTCCAGGCTGTTCAGGCATCTATGTAAGTACTTCATCACAAGTACAAACAACATCAGAGATATCGGGTCACCTTGGCGTATTCCACGCTTCGCTTTTTCCAGCTCCATAACCTGgccattaataaaataacaatatGAAACTGTAGTGAGACAAACCATTATCCATTTGATGAACTTCATAGGGAAATTCAATACACACATAATTGCCTCCAGCGCCGCCCATTCTGCCGTGGCGTACACTTTCTGGATATCCATTTGAATGGCAAATCTTGGTGAGATGTGCTTTCTATTATACCCTCTCAGCAAACTCATGCGCCATCAAATTGTTGTGCGCTCTTCCCATCATAATCGCCGTTCAAATATGGAGACCATTGCAAATATGAGAGAAAGTTGAAATTCTTGGACCAAGTTATAAATATGGAGACCAAATATGAGAGAAAGTTGAAATTCTTTGATATTATGTATTATTTCAAAATCTTAAAATTTAACTTGGTCAAAATACTTTATAGATTTCCCTTTTTTAACAATCAtatttttatccaaacaataaattttatctaaattattttatatctCTTAAAACATTACATTCCCTCATTAAAATGACTCATTCAAATACGCTTTAGAAGTGTCTTTGGATGAGACAATTGAGaattttaaagaatttaaaatcttaagtaattcaaatgattcaattgaaattcattcatttttaaattttttttttatttcgatAGAGCGTTAAGATAAaccattgttagatttttggagtcattttaataaaatttaaagtttttggccaaaatttaagtttttaaataggaatcaatttgcaatttttaatatttaaaggaaccaatttgaaaattattaTAGCCCAATTTgcatttttttggaaattttaggggtcaattttaaaattttgaaaaatatagaaatcaatttgcaaaatttaaaataataatattaaccaaTTTGATATTTAAAATCAATGGAGTATGAGAGAAACTTgaaattacttaattttagatgtcatttcaaaataattaaatttaacttCCGCAAGATACTTCATAGATTtctattttaacaattcttcatattttttattcaaataatgaTTTTTGTAGAAATCCTTTTAAATTCCTTCAAAATATTACATTTTCTCATTAAAATGTCTTTTCCAAACAAAGGAGATAATTggaaattttaaagaaatttaaattttcaaacaatttaaatgattcaattgaaattcatttattttttaattctttagtTTGGATGAAGTGTCAACattattcattgttaaattttttaggtcaattttataaattttaaacttTTGGGGCCAAATTAAAATGTTGAAATATAAGAACAAAATTgcaatttaaacaaatttaaagtgactAATTTGTAAAActtaaaagttttttttgaaCAATTCAatctttgattgattaattaaaaaataaacaaatacaaGGCGATCGCTCAAATAGACAACCAATCAAAActtaaaattattaaggaccaatttgtatttttttataaattttatagatcaaattgtaaaattttaaaaatatgaggaTCAATTTacaaattttgaaataataacaATATCCAATTTTACATGGAGTATAAGAGAAATTTAAATTCTTTGATTTTGAAACAATAACAATATCCAATTTTACATCATTTAaacaattcttcttatttttttatcCGAACAAtaaattttatccaatttattttaaattattttaaaacattaCTTTTCATCGTTAAAATGATTCATCTAAACATACAAtaaaaatgaatgcaaaaaggaAATTCTTGAATTTTAAAAAGTTCATGGGTGATGGTTATGACTCAGAAGGCCAATCCCTATTCAAAACCTACCCTTCTCTCAAGTTCCAAATTAGTTGCAATTTTGGAGTCTCCCTTTCTAATGTAAAAGTTCCTATATGACATAAGCCTGTTCAAAACTGATTTTACTATTTAGGGGAATAATTGAATTTGACTATTTCAATTATTATGAAAAAATTGGTGTTGTAAAATCAAAGGTGAATCTTGGTATTTCTAaggtttaatatttattttggtcTCGTATATTAATTTTAgagtttattttgattttttaatttaaaaaataaagtatttgtcccttaattatttaaaatatattatgttaatCCTTTGTCTAATCAGCGATGAATTTAGAgattaattttttagtttttcgtCGTTAATAAGACAAAAAATGACTAACATGATATgttttgaagagttaagagaataatatgaatatttttaaatttatgggACCTAAATAAACTCTAACATATATTCTAAGCATATCAATCCAAGTAAgtatacatgtattgttgataATATGGTAAACTAAATGAATTTTTTATATGAAATACTCCCTATGTTTTGAATTAATTAAGGTATCAATCTACATTTTGAACGTACAACAAGGAAAGTACAGAAAAATTTACTAACCTAAAATACCCTAGGCTCTTGGTTAAAGTCGAATCAATATGGACGACATCAATTTCAAAATAGAGAAAAGAATTTCATCAGTAACCCAAAAAAATCATAGGATTCGATCAATATAGCTCTCATCCTGTAGGCTATGATGGATAGACTACCCATATTATCCTTGAATCGAAAGCCTACTCAAAGCATAAATACCAAGGAAAATTCAACCTAACATTATCAGGATCACATTCAAAATTCTAAAGATACAATCACAACCACTAACAACAAAAGAATGAAATTTGAAGAAACATCTTGTGGAACTATATGCCTGCAGATACAATTATCTGTAGATGATTTTGATGGCATGTGATATTGGTGGTTATGATGACAACACCTAATGTCAAGAGGCGTTTGGTGGAATCTATAAGGATCTCTAATCAAACAACCTTTGATGATGGTGTCTATCAAAGATGTTATGTTAAGCCTCAACAGGTAGAAAAAGTCAAGTCCCAAATAAAATGATGAATCAAGTAAGGGATCTTGAAGCTTCAAGgttgtgaaagagaggaaatgTGTAAGCTTGTATGATTATGTGTTTAAGTGATTAATTGATTGTAAAAGTATAAGAGTATCTCCTAAGCTACTAAGGAAAATATCTTACATACACTCAAATGTTTTTTAAGCCTTTATCACTTTATAAAATCACCTAAAAATGTTTCATGCACATACCTAATTGGGTACTAGATTAGCAAAATCTTTAGAAGTGATTTTTGCAcaagataataaattaatttagggTTAATCGGTTAACTTTTTTAAAACACCTCATAATCGtttaaataagcatataatcaattAGTGACAGCAAATTTAAAAACCTTACATATTTGGCCTATCTAATCGATTAAACTTATACCTTACAAATAGAGGACTTCTCCTCATTTCAAAATACATCATAATTCATCTTGAATATATTATTTCTAACCTTATACTCTTTGTCTATTATTTCACTAAAGTTGCCTTAGTGACTTGTGAGAGTTTGATTGTACTGGTGTTCGTTCTTAAGTTTTCTTTATCAAGAGTGTGATTCCCTTGTTTGATATCATTTTTTGGTTCTTGATATTATCCTTTAGTAAAATCACTTTGTTTCTTGAGATTATCTTGGTAAAATTTCTATTTGATTTTTGCGATTTGTCTGTCAATATTTTTGCTTTGTTCGTGAGCTTACGCGTTAAAATCTCCATTTGATTTAGGGCATCATCTTGTATAAAATATCTCATCTACTAAAAAATGTTTGTGGAAATATTCTTAAATGCTCAAGACATTTTATTAGTGGAattctcaagaagaaattcacTGGGATAGGAATAGGCCAAGTTGTTATGCTGAACTTATATAACTCCTGACGCAATCTCTCTATCCTTATTTGTTTATATGTCATTTAATTTCCCGTCTTCTCCAATTCCTTATCGTCTATCTTTTCGCTGCTTTACCTTTGTTTACTGATTGAACTaacataaatcaattaaaaaaatttaaaacattaaTCACAATTTATAAACAAACTCAATTTACCCTTTTGTATTTGTATTCACTTGTTCAAGGCATAAATGCAACATAAAAGTATGTGTTTTGTAATAGTATATTTAATATGGTGAACACTCTAGTACTCTTGAATTCAATAGGGTATCGGTACTTCCATCCAATCAAATAATGTTATTCTTTGTTATGtcacattttaaattattttattttaataaattaaaatttgtagTTAATTTCCACTAAAGATATTAGTATCAAACTACTTATCATGGATACCTAAAAATTTACCATTTAATAAAAATAGCTTtggaaaaaatataaattaatataaaaatttaataataattatatatttttacatACATAATAATAACTATTAAAAATTTTCAGTCTAACCCTAAAATCCTAACTTTAATAATAACTCAACCTTACCGTATTAATTTTACCAATTGAGTTAAAGTTtgcatataaaataattttatattaaaatactataaatataGAAACAACGTAATAATATTTAGAGTTTAATTGAtatacactgtcagtgtaaaaaaattttacacCATCATTAAATCGTGAACATCCAATTACATTACTTTAAAAgaagttaaaataaaagtcaaacctTTTATACTTATCAATGGTTGTAATTCACTGGCAGTGTAAAAAATCTTTACACTGTCAGCAGGGGCGGTTCTAGagcccagctagcccgggcacgcgcccgggctcaatctcgggctcaacccctattttctttgtactcctcTAACTTAATAGTcgttttttagacaaaattatgggcaaattaataaaaaatagggtgtacaaattaaaacagatgaataattaGTGGGGTAAATCTTTTGCCCAGGCTATCTAAAATTCCTAGCTCCGCCACTGACTGtcagtgtatttcaattaaattataatatttaaacatAAAACATACATATTAATTACACTacatatgattttatttttaaaaagtgtaTAAAAAGGAAAATCATGAAAAGTATTGCGACTTCTCTCGCACATTCTATATATGTCCACACAAGAGATACATCCAAATTCTATTTTTCAGAGTTTTGTTTTCCTTATTTCCGACGTGGATGAAATGGATGTCTCCCATATATAATTTACCATCATTATCACAATAATTTAGGCAACTAACCCATCATGTAGAAATACTATTCGAAAGAAActccaaataaaaaaaattatcgttgttttgtaaaaaataatatatatttttacaataattatataatatataattttatatgtgtggttaaataattatttttttggagTTGTAACCAACTAAATATTTCTTACtcatgatatataagagatactacATGAATTCTTACAAAATAGATTtgatctaattatttttaaaaaggaATCAATTAAGATCTTTGGTACCTATCATCACTTTAACTTGGGTAATTAAAATCTCTTGGCTCCATCCTTCATAAACGCTCTCATCTCTATCATCGAATAAGAAAATTCTTCATTGTCCACTACTAGGAGTGGAAATAGGTCAAGTCGATAACAGAGGCCTACAGGTTAGTCCATATAGATTCAGGTCAGGtcatacattatttttaaataaaaaagacctAGGCttctttataagcctatttagttaaaaaggttgGGTCTCAGACCCTAataaaagccttttaagcctatcaggctgATCTATTTAcataaatatgaatacttttttatGATCATTATATTATGTtatgtactttgaattaaatacataaataaaacttggttatcttgaaaaacttatgaaaataagatgaaaacaccatatgaacattgttttcataagttcttttAAACAAATAGCCTCCTAGAACTTATGCAAATAGATAAGTTAAAATaatttagtctatttaaacattattttaattgtttatttatatatgtctaaaataaataggcttttatataggctaacaggctaaccaggccttcgaaaaggccagactcaggcctacAAAATAAGCCTACAACAGgctacaggccagacttaggcttcagtatttttgacaggccagacttaggcttggcaaagcttagctcggcccagcctatttccacccctacccaCAACTCTTTCTctctcaaaattttaaattttctgaTGCATCATATAACTAAGTTATTTGGTGGTGCGATGAGATCTCTCCACTACATTACCATTTTAACCACGTGGCAGTCCTTCCTCCACACCGTCTCAAACGTTTCTTCGGCGACATATTATTCGTAGGTTGATGTTCGCTCCAGATAGGGGTGTTATGGGTTGGGTAAACCCAATGGGTTGGGTGGGTTATTAGGTGaatacaatttttaaaaatgaaaattcatTCAAAATAATTGGATTACGGGTAAATCCACACTCAACCCCCAAAACCCATGGGTTATTGAATGtctatattttttctctttttttgtaatttgacaagtgatgactttgatgtctttaattttgcttgcttcaattttagtcttttgaacatcttttatttagtaagtaatgattttaatttatttaggaTGTCACGctttgattattttgatgctaaTTCTAGTAAGTTGCAAGTATTTTATACAATTTTAGGTTTTACTGTAATGTAACTTTAgtttttacaaatatatgtttATGATAAATTTCATTGTACATTTAgacatttgatgtttaaaaaaaatagcaATAATATGTTAAACTATTTACTAAGAAAAAATGTGatatatcattaataattatataaggaaGAAAAATATTATGTAACCCACTATCCAATCCAATCCAACCCACAAATTTGTGGTTTTACCCAAACCAACCCAATGATATTGTGAGTGGTTATTTTACCTCACCAAACTAGTGTACCATGTACGGGTTGGGTTATGGTTTTGACTAAACTCAACCCAAACCGACCCATGTACACCCCTAGCTCCAGACTGGTTTCTTCAGATTCTGAGTTGTGATGATTTTTTCATTTCATCTATTTTCTTTTCCGGGTTGAACACTAATTGGATTTTGGTTTGTGGGTGGAGGAAGAGTTCTTTGACAGTGGTTGTGTGATGCAACTCAGATGCGATTATCTCTTTTTTTTGGAAGGTCTCATAAACTTGCAGTATGGCGTCAGTTTTTGCTACAACTAAGTCCCATCTTTTCTAATGCATGCGTGTTAGCTTGCCTGATTCTTGAATCTCTATTTGGTTCCATATTTGTTGAGGTTTGCAGGTTTTTAGATGTTGTTTGTCTCCACTGCATTAAAGAATTTTGGGTTGTTCGGGTTGACGATGGTTTGTGTACTCTTGCTCTGGTTCGAGTTTACTACCTTCGGTCTTAAAATTCTCTTCACCCGATTGTGATTGATTTAAAAATAGTTGTATTTTGAATTTGATAGTgaggttattttttaattaaaaaataattgtattttgaatttgaaaatagacaacacttcgtgaagtgttgcatTAGGCAGtttgtatttgaatttgaaataggtAACACTTCGTGAAATGTTGTAAAATACAAAACAGTACAACCTTTGAAAATTGTTGTTGTAGGTAGAACAGTGCAACGTTTGAAAAGTACTAATGTAGACTAAATAGTGCAACATTTAAAAGTattgttgaaagtgtgtgtttcaTCAAGGGTCGCAACCTTATGAAACAACACCAGTTTGGCCTATAAATTGAATATTCCAATTTCAGAAAAACACATTAGAAAAACATATCCTCTTCATATAAAATTCTGGATTTCATCTTccctacattcgagttttcatcGATCTTGTGCAAACTCGTGTATAGGTTGAATTATCCTGGATATTGCTGCGTACAAACTCTAAGACAATTTGAGAGTGCTTGCTTGTAATACAATAAAGAAAGTGATTTGTTTACGATTATAACCTCGTTccatttgatttaaattaattttggctaaattacagttttgattCCCCTATTATGTTCAATTCAGGAAATCAGtccctctattttatttttaaataattttggtcTCTCTCATGTATTTTTTGTTAAAAGGGTGCTgatgtgtaattttttttattagttgaGACTTGTTGAATGACGTGGATAATGTTAGTTGGCCAATTATATTTACATGTCATTTCATGTTTTATTATCTTTAttaaattaacaaatatataagagGGACCAAAACTATTTAAGaataaaatagagggaccaattTCGTGAATTGAAcataatagggggaccaaaaatATAAGTTAgccattaatttttttataacaagGGTGACCAAACGGACTGGGTCCATCGGATATGTCCGTTTTGCCTGCATTTTGTGTGGGATGGATCAAGATTTTAGACGCACACTCTCTAATATGCTCGCACCATTCCATTTTTATGCGGGATTTTGTGTGCACGCACATTaacataaaaatttataaatttcagGCTTAAAATGTGTAATACACGTTGGTCTGTTCCGCCCTCCACTCATTTTTTTACGGGAAATGACAAGATTTTAGGTCCACGACCTTAACAAAGACCGTTCGTCTCTACTTTATTTTGCAAACTTTTGCGGAACAAACCTAAACGGAGTAAGCATCTTCGTTTGTCACCCTAAATTATTTGTATTACACTTAATTCATTATATTCCAAATTTATGTTTATGATCCGTTTAGGGTGCGAAATAGGATAAACACAATTATAAGGAATGATATAAAAATATGATATGATAGTGGAATGATAGACACATCTTATAGTTAATGTAATTgatacatatataaaaaaatatgatatcgTTTTACTTTATTGTTCTATATACTACACTTACAAAGAATAtatatcatattcagattataAAATTACCTTTGACAAAATTAcatgttttttaaattaatttaaaataaattttcaatttaatatacaaatacaaaataaaataataaaataattgttaaattctttataaaaatttattattgacacgattaaataattaatataattttttcttacaaaaaatataaataaataaagaatttatTGTATGTTAGATATGtcatataaatatataacatgATATACATTGTGATAGTTATATGTAattgtataaaatataattaatattaacgtttttgaaattttaataataatttatttttttattttttaattttatacaattttattttttgttatttttattcatactttaatgatagttttattttaaaataaatttatcatgATATACATTAAGATGTACTTCATACATCTGTAGTTTCTTAATTTAAAAAacctattaaattattattgaaacatataaatttattttttttcgttcaactatattagtaattataaaattgattataatatatttaaaatatctcCATTATATTTTTTCCTCcaacattttatatatatatatatatatatatatatatatttgtatatattattattattattattattattattattattattattaaatattaatattgtgAAATTGATAGATGAATTTGGGAATTTATGAAAGGTAGGATGATAATTTGGCTCATACTCTATGGGTATCCCCAAAAAATACACACAAGAGTAGGATAAAAACCCGCAAAATGGGTACGAGTACGGGCACAGATAATTATCCATTAAATAAGCAGGTATGGGTGCGAGCACGAGTATCTTACTAGTGAGCCTGTCCATACGAgcactacatatttatataatgtcatttatattattatataaaaaatactttaacaattttaaaaaatatactgctattaaactattacacattttttatattttaataaaaatatttatttatttcttaactcaacaataacatccatatttcttttaatattaataaaaaacttaaaattatatgatattttataaCTAATCAATTTACTTTTACTAAAAACGCGGGTAAACGGGCATGGAAACAGGTATTGAAGTACCCATAAGGTACGGGTACGGGTATGAACATTGGTGTCGACGCGGGTATGGACTCGGATACGGGGATTTTTTAAATCGCGGGTATGGGGACGGATACTATAGTATCCTACCCAAACCCTGTCCATTGTCATCTCTAATGAAAGGGGAGGCCGAAAAATATAAATGTATATAAGTAAATTATATAGCTTAAATATATTAAATgcaaaattttgtatttataagAGTCGCCCTAAAATTCATAAATAGTTGAAACTAAAAATTGTTTTTGAGACTTTTATATCAACTAGTAGTTAGACCCGTGCGATACACATAAGTTAGATTGATAAATATAAagtcataataatatatataataatgaaTCACACTCTTCCAAAAAATTTGGTATAGTTtacttgttaaaaaaattaaaatatatatagcaGAAAAATAACAATATacacattaaaaaaatttatgataaCTAAAAATTTAACATATTAATACATGGAtaagatattttaaaatatgaaaatattctaaaaaaaggGTATGGGGAAATATTCGGTGAAAAAATAGAGAGAATGATGTTAGAACAACATTTGGTTCTGCAATatatctctgagttttgatgataacaatgggaGTATTTGTGAAATAACTATTTTATGTTCTGTTTGTTTCTGTGTAAGACCATGACTATTGAAGTTATCAGATCAAACAAAGATTATCAAGATGTGCGATGAATATCTTATGCGAGTTACTATGTGTAACACAAGTCGCAAGCATATTGAAGAAGCAAGTATGCTTTTGTATCTGATCACAATTGGAAAGATCCAAGGACGTCAGATATTGTTGTTGCAATgtttctatggattttgtctTAAGAGTGATTCTAATTCTGAAGCCAACAAAGATTCTGAACAAATAATCTTTTGAAGAACCAAGTGccaaagactctgaagacgcagTTTTGAAGATTGAAGTTCTAAATATTTATGTCTCTGAAAAAGAAAGGTTCTGAAGACCAattgctgaagactctgaagacgtagttctgaagacttgaagatctaaagattaaaGTTTCAAAGATAAGTGCTGAAGTtttgaagacaaggttctaagcGAACAAGTTCTGAAAAACTTGAGACTTGACTATCTATAGATTCAAGTATCACGACTCTACTCATGCTTCAAACATCTACCATCAGGAGCCTCTGTAGTTGAGAAAACAAATGTTACTCTTAGCAATCATAAGTACACTGTATGTAAAAGCCTTATCCCATCACCTCTCCACAATTATGGAAAAGGAAAGACGTGGCAGTACTATTCCAAATCCTTGTGTAACGAGTCTTTTTTATAATAGTCAACTAGTCTTCAACGGCTCTATTTTCTTTAGGAAATATAAGGAGAAGATCATACACTTAATGTAGTTGTTGGGGTTCGATGTTCAAATAAAAATTGTGAACATAACATTACCATTAACCAGTATAACAACAATAAGAACAACTGATGATCAAATGATTATTTAATCATGTGGTTGATAATGAAGATGATCATGAAAGCTTCAACTACAAAATTCACAACATGAATGTTGTGCTTTGAAGTGATCATTGAATTAAATAGAGTTAGGGCTGCTGTCCAGAATACTCTAAGAAAAATCAAGATGAGGAAGTTCTTCTTTTTGTTGTGTCAAGATCAATCAAGCTTTTAGAAGCTTATGAAGAAGAAGACGTAAAAAATTCAAGTGCTTTGGGTTATTATTTGTGAAGAAGCTACTTGAAGAAAATAAGACCACTCATTGAAAGCTACAATACAATGTAATAAATGAAAAACGAATGAAATGAAagagaaaatgatgaaaaaagaaaataagaattagaaaaaaataaaaatgaattgatAGAGAAGGGAGAGAAAACGTGATATGATAAATATTTATATGTAAGACTTGGTATGTGATGAGGAAAGTTGGAGAAAGGGTGGAgtatataatatgattattaaattaatttttaattaaatataaagaaAGTGTGGACTGGAGGAAGTTGAAGAGAgagatatatataatattattaaataaatttacaataAAATAGAAAGTGATATATACAATGTTATCATTTTTACTAACTAATTACAAAGTAAAATTGATATAAAAGTTacttaaaaagtaaattttgattaaataattaaaaataattaatataagaaGTTAGTACAAgatagtttttaaaaatttataattaaaaaaaataagttttgattaaattactaaaaataattaatataaaaagttaGTAAAAgatagtttttaaaaaatttatgagaaatatataaataaagagcttccataaataaaatatgttagtgggaaataattagtttttattaaattaaataataaataaaataaaataaatataaccgCCTAAAACGATCTCAATTTTGtcgtcaatttttttaaaaaaacttaacaactttaattataaaattacattAATTTATTTCATTCATCTCAAAATGACCAATTCTTTTTTAATATtcgataaaatatataattttttatattatataaatagtACTTTGTTGGTtgcttttaatttaatatatgttttatcTTGTATCTGtaataacaataaatatataaatatgtg encodes:
- the LOC131601792 gene encoding uncharacterized protein LOC131601792; this translates as MGRAHNNLMAHEFAERVMELEKAKRGIRQGDPISLMLFVLVMKYLHRCLNSLDNIVLRKFSSATGLNAHPTKCKVYFGGTKPTVKQRILAATGFLKGELPFRGFWIQVFPLPQKVIKQIESICRSFLWSISDIVSKKAHVDRENVCAPKNVGGLNMVALQIWNKAPIAKQLWNIQDKENKLWV